One genomic segment of Dehalogenimonas alkenigignens includes these proteins:
- a CDS encoding radical SAM protein — protein sequence MLNGIHFLLTYRCTSACEHCFVFGSPEAEGTFSVAQLRAAFEQIAEVESIENVYFEGGEPFLYYPLLLEGMKLAKGRKLSAGIVSNAYWATDPESAELWLKPLIDLGLSDLGLSDDAFHTSEGKPSPAQHAVAAAQKLGLNAYTMCIEKPTVKISDSARKKGEPIIGGGVRFRGRAAECLLGDLPRKDSKSFRECPDEDLKNPSRVHVDAFGNVHLCQGLLMGNMWQTPLSELVKNFKGKAHQIAGPLIEGGPAGLAARYGLELAAGHVDACHLCYEARKKLKGRFPEYLGPAAVYGESC from the coding sequence ATGTTAAACGGAATCCATTTTCTGCTGACCTACCGTTGTACGTCAGCGTGCGAACATTGTTTCGTCTTCGGGAGCCCGGAAGCTGAAGGCACATTCAGTGTCGCCCAGTTGAGGGCGGCGTTCGAACAAATCGCCGAGGTTGAATCCATCGAAAATGTCTATTTTGAGGGCGGCGAGCCGTTTCTGTATTATCCACTCCTGCTCGAAGGAATGAAATTGGCTAAAGGTCGGAAGCTCTCGGCGGGTATCGTCTCCAACGCATACTGGGCGACCGATCCGGAGTCGGCTGAGCTCTGGCTAAAGCCGCTCATAGACCTCGGGCTGTCTGATCTGGGACTTTCTGACGACGCCTTCCATACATCGGAGGGCAAACCCAGCCCGGCGCAACACGCCGTTGCGGCGGCGCAAAAACTCGGGCTCAATGCCTATACCATGTGCATCGAGAAGCCCACGGTCAAGATTTCGGACAGCGCCAGGAAGAAGGGCGAACCGATCATCGGCGGCGGGGTGAGGTTCCGCGGGCGGGCGGCGGAATGTCTTTTGGGCGATTTACCGCGAAAGGACTCGAAGAGTTTCAGGGAATGTCCCGATGAAGACCTCAAAAACCCGTCGCGCGTCCATGTCGATGCCTTCGGCAATGTCCACCTGTGTCAGGGGCTCTTGATGGGCAACATGTGGCAGACGCCACTTTCCGAACTGGTCAAGAACTTCAAAGGCAAGGCACACCAGATCGCCGGACCGCTGATCGAGGGCGGTCCGGCGGGCCTGGCGGCACGCTACGGGCTGGAACTGGCGGCTGGACACGTTGATGCCTGCCACCTGTGCTACGAAGCCAGGAAGAAATTGAAGGGCAGGTTTCCGGAGTACCTGGGACCGGCGGCAGTGTACGGGGAATCGTGCTGA